One Nitrospiria bacterium DNA segment encodes these proteins:
- the hypA gene encoding hydrogenase maturation nickel metallochaperone HypA: MHELSIAQSILDAVWRHLPSGDARSVKSVTLKLGDFTRIVPESLLFCFEVAARGTVAQGAKLKIETVPVRCRCAACGEGFGAGRYVVLCPNCGKSGVELTSGNELDVVEVELTESTG, encoded by the coding sequence ATGCATGAGCTCTCGATCGCGCAGAGCATTCTGGACGCGGTGTGGCGACATCTTCCATCGGGCGATGCGAGGAGCGTAAAATCGGTGACCTTGAAGCTGGGCGATTTTACCCGCATTGTTCCCGAGTCGCTTCTGTTTTGTTTTGAGGTGGCCGCCCGGGGGACGGTCGCCCAAGGGGCAAAGCTCAAGATTGAAACGGTTCCGGTCCGCTGCCGCTGCGCTGCGTGCGGCGAGGGTTTTGGGGCCGGCCGTTACGTCGTCCTCTGTCCGAACTGCGGAAAGTCGGGTGTGGAATTGACTTCCGGAAACGAGCTGGATGTGGTCGAGGTCGAACTCACCGAATCAACAGGATGA
- the cybH gene encoding Ni/Fe-hydrogenase, b-type cytochrome subunit: MKREREYVYVWNLTYRIDHWLRVLALAVLTVTGFYIHWPFGPGGAPGGLAVMAWMRFFHFASAYVFILGLVMRVYLAFNSTFDSDWRDFGILKNIKNIPDVLLYYLFLKDTHKKYRRYNPMQALTYLFWSFLILFMAATGFALYHGKVFGLFQAQPAFAWVNLLLGGESATRIWHFAGMWVFLVTTSIHVYMAAMYAWMYRDHTVRSMISGYKFPVRASRGGAGE, from the coding sequence GTGAAGCGCGAGCGCGAGTACGTGTATGTATGGAATCTGACCTATCGGATCGATCATTGGCTCCGCGTCCTGGCCCTGGCCGTCCTGACCGTCACGGGATTTTACATCCATTGGCCTTTCGGGCCTGGAGGGGCCCCGGGCGGCCTCGCCGTGATGGCCTGGATGCGATTTTTCCATTTCGCGTCGGCCTATGTTTTTATCCTGGGCTTGGTCATGCGCGTCTACCTGGCCTTTAATTCGACGTTCGATTCGGACTGGCGGGACTTCGGCATCTTGAAAAACATCAAAAACATCCCCGATGTTCTTCTGTACTATCTGTTTCTCAAAGACACGCACAAGAAATACCGGCGTTACAATCCGATGCAGGCCCTGACCTATCTCTTCTGGTCGTTCCTGATCCTGTTCATGGCCGCGACCGGATTCGCTCTGTACCACGGGAAAGTCTTCGGGCTTTTCCAGGCCCAGCCGGCCTTCGCCTGGGTCAACCTCCTGCTCGGGGGCGAATCCGCCACGCGGATCTGGCACTTTGCCGGGATGTGGGTCTTCCTTGTGACGACGTCGATCCATGTCTATATGGCGGCGATGTACGCCTGGATGTATCGCGATCACACGGTGCGCTCCATGATCAGCGGTTACAAGTTTCCGGTCCGGGCGAGCCGGGGAGGCGCCGGGGAATGA
- the hypD gene encoding hydrogenase formation protein HypD — protein sequence MRFVDEYRDEAIARKYSEQIHGITTRPWTIMEICGGQTHTIVKYGIESLLPEKITLVHGPGCPVCVTPLGMIDKAVAIASRPDVILASFGDMLRVPGSSRDLLAVKAEGGAVRMVYSPLDALKIAKQNPEKEVVFFAVGFETTAPANAMAVWQAKRMGLKNFSILCSHVLVPPAMEAILSSENHRVEGFLAAGHVCTVMGYEDYFPISDRYRVPIVVTGFEPVDILQGIAMTVRQLEEGRAEVQNQYARSVRREGNVLARQLLSAVFEPTDRAWRGIGEIPMSGYRLNRDYSEYDAETRFEVTGIEARESPLCIAGLVLQGLKKPHDCPAFGAPCTPESPLGAPMVSSEGACAAYYHFGRYKKEKVAAEARGR from the coding sequence ATGCGATTCGTTGATGAATATCGGGATGAAGCAATCGCCCGGAAGTATTCGGAGCAGATTCACGGGATCACGACGCGTCCCTGGACGATCATGGAGATCTGCGGCGGACAGACCCACACGATCGTGAAATACGGAATCGAATCCCTGCTGCCGGAGAAAATCACACTGGTGCACGGCCCCGGCTGTCCCGTCTGCGTCACGCCGCTGGGGATGATCGACAAGGCGGTCGCGATCGCGTCCCGACCGGACGTCATTCTCGCCTCGTTCGGCGACATGCTCCGCGTGCCCGGTTCGAGCCGGGACCTGCTCGCGGTGAAAGCGGAGGGGGGCGCCGTGCGGATGGTCTATTCGCCGCTCGACGCGTTGAAGATCGCGAAACAGAATCCCGAGAAGGAGGTCGTCTTTTTCGCCGTGGGGTTCGAGACGACGGCGCCCGCCAACGCGATGGCGGTCTGGCAGGCGAAACGGATGGGCTTGAAAAACTTTTCCATCCTTTGCTCGCACGTGCTGGTTCCTCCCGCGATGGAGGCGATTCTCTCATCGGAGAACCATCGGGTGGAGGGGTTTCTGGCGGCCGGGCACGTCTGCACGGTGATGGGGTATGAGGACTATTTCCCGATTTCGGATCGGTATCGCGTTCCGATCGTCGTGACCGGGTTCGAGCCGGTGGACATCCTCCAGGGGATCGCCATGACCGTCCGGCAGCTGGAAGAAGGCCGCGCCGAGGTCCAGAACCAGTATGCGCGATCCGTTCGCCGCGAGGGAAACGTTTTGGCCCGACAACTTCTGTCCGCCGTGTTCGAGCCGACCGACCGCGCGTGGCGCGGCATCGGCGAGATTCCGATGAGCGGCTACCGATTGAACCGGGACTATTCCGAGTACGACGCCGAGACGCGTTTCGAGGTGACCGGAATCGAGGCCCGGGAATCCCCCCTCTGCATCGCGGGGCTCGTGCTCCAGGGACTGAAGAAGCCCCACGACTGTCCCGCGTTCGGCGCGCCGTGCACCCCCGAATCCCCGCTCGGAGCCCCGATGGTCTCCTCGGAAGGAGCCTGCGCCGCCTATTATCATTTCGGCCGGTATAAGAAAGAGAAGGTGGCCGCGGAGGCCCGAGGGCGATGA
- the hypF gene encoding carbamoyltransferase HypF yields the protein MMAQRVQIAVRGAVQGVGFRPFIHRLATELGLSGWVLNSSRGVVIEAEGSRSRLEAFLLRIKKEKPPRSFIQDLEFSFRSPVGYAGFEIRQSDKAGDPTALVLPDIAVCPDCLGELFDPMNRRYLYPFTSCTHCGPRFTIIESLPYDRANTTMKRFGMCDACRGEYEDPLDRRFHAQPNACPVCGPQLELWDGAARVLSRHREAWVEAAAAIRSGKIVAVKGLGGFHLIADARQEAAVVRLRERKHREEKPFALMVPSLEGLREVCEVSDPESRLLLSPESPIVLLRRRSEPPGLKSQIAPSVAPDNPDLGVLLPYTPLHHVLMRELGFPVVATSGNVSDEPICTDEREAVDRLRGIADLFLVHDRSIVRPVDDSVVRMVMGRELVLRRARGYAPLPVRLKEAAPPLLAVGGHLKNTVALTAGRDVFLSQHLGDLETREAFEAFQNAIAGFRDLYPIRPGRTVCDLHPDYISTRYAKGLGNPVTAVQHHWAHVASCMAENELDGPVLGVSWDGAGYGPDGTIWGGEFLLTDASAFRRVASFRRFRLPGGATAIREPRRTAAGLRYEIAGERLFDPGDPIVLRFFTPAERAVLRTMLTRGIHSPLTSSVGRLFDAVASIVGLRQRVSFEGQAAMELEFAIGDERTEEAYPFRTHEAGETYEAPLLIVDWEPMIKEMFDDQEREVPIRRISAKFHNALAEIIVAVAGRIGEERVALTGGCFQNKYLTERAVHRLDAAGFRPYWHRRVPPNDGGLALGQIFVAHRKARAIRKGIETQALDTKGVR from the coding sequence ATGATGGCCCAACGCGTACAAATTGCCGTCCGGGGAGCCGTGCAGGGGGTGGGCTTCCGCCCCTTCATCCATCGGCTGGCCACCGAGCTGGGTTTGTCGGGTTGGGTCTTGAATTCTTCCCGGGGTGTCGTGATCGAGGCGGAGGGGAGCCGGTCCCGGCTGGAGGCCTTCCTGCTCCGCATCAAAAAGGAAAAGCCGCCCCGATCCTTCATCCAGGACCTTGAGTTCTCGTTCCGGAGTCCCGTCGGATACGCCGGGTTTGAGATCCGGCAGAGCGACAAGGCCGGGGACCCGACCGCGCTTGTGCTTCCGGACATCGCCGTCTGTCCGGATTGTCTGGGCGAACTGTTCGACCCGATGAATCGGCGATATCTCTATCCCTTCACGAGCTGCACCCATTGCGGGCCGCGGTTCACGATTATCGAATCGCTTCCGTACGACCGCGCCAACACGACGATGAAAAGATTCGGGATGTGCGACGCCTGCCGCGGCGAGTATGAAGACCCGCTCGACCGGCGCTTCCACGCGCAGCCGAACGCCTGCCCGGTCTGCGGTCCGCAACTGGAATTGTGGGACGGGGCGGCCCGTGTTCTCTCCCGGCATCGGGAGGCCTGGGTCGAGGCGGCGGCGGCCATCCGCTCCGGAAAGATCGTCGCGGTCAAGGGCCTTGGGGGCTTCCATCTGATCGCGGACGCCCGACAGGAAGCGGCCGTGGTCCGATTGCGGGAACGGAAGCATCGCGAAGAGAAGCCCTTCGCGCTGATGGTTCCGTCCTTGGAGGGCCTCCGCGAGGTGTGCGAGGTTTCGGATCCGGAATCGCGCCTGCTTCTCTCGCCGGAGTCGCCCATCGTTCTATTGCGGCGACGGTCCGAACCCCCGGGTTTGAAATCGCAAATCGCCCCTTCGGTCGCTCCCGACAATCCCGACCTCGGCGTTCTGTTGCCCTACACCCCGCTGCATCATGTGTTGATGCGGGAGCTGGGTTTCCCGGTCGTGGCGACGAGCGGAAACGTATCGGACGAGCCGATCTGCACGGACGAGCGGGAGGCCGTCGATCGGCTGCGCGGGATCGCGGATCTCTTCCTCGTGCATGACCGTTCCATCGTGCGTCCCGTGGACGATTCCGTCGTCCGGATGGTGATGGGACGCGAACTGGTCCTTCGACGGGCCCGCGGCTACGCGCCGCTTCCGGTCCGTCTCAAGGAAGCGGCCCCGCCTCTTTTGGCGGTCGGAGGGCATCTGAAGAACACCGTGGCCCTGACGGCGGGTCGCGACGTCTTTCTCAGTCAACACCTCGGCGATCTGGAAACCCGGGAGGCCTTTGAGGCCTTTCAAAACGCCATCGCCGGTTTTCGGGACCTCTATCCGATCCGGCCGGGGCGGACGGTTTGCGATCTTCATCCGGACTATATATCCACCCGGTATGCCAAGGGTCTGGGGAACCCCGTTACGGCGGTTCAACACCACTGGGCCCACGTCGCGTCCTGCATGGCCGAGAACGAACTCGACGGACCGGTCCTCGGCGTTTCATGGGACGGCGCCGGGTACGGCCCCGACGGGACGATCTGGGGCGGCGAATTCCTTCTGACGGACGCCTCCGCCTTCCGGCGCGTCGCCTCGTTCCGGAGGTTCCGGCTGCCGGGCGGCGCGACCGCCATCCGGGAGCCCCGGAGGACGGCCGCCGGCCTGCGCTACGAAATCGCCGGCGAACGGCTGTTTGATCCGGGCGATCCGATCGTGCTTCGCTTCTTCACGCCCGCCGAACGGGCGGTGCTCCGGACGATGCTGACCCGGGGGATCCATTCGCCGCTGACCTCCAGCGTCGGACGGCTGTTTGACGCGGTGGCCTCGATCGTCGGGCTCCGCCAGCGGGTGAGTTTTGAAGGCCAGGCCGCGATGGAGCTGGAATTTGCGATCGGGGACGAGCGGACGGAGGAGGCCTATCCGTTCCGGACTCATGAAGCGGGGGAGACCTATGAAGCGCCCCTGCTGATCGTGGACTGGGAACCGATGATAAAGGAGATGTTCGACGACCAGGAGCGGGAGGTTCCCATCCGTAGGATCTCGGCCAAATTCCACAACGCGCTCGCCGAAATCATCGTCGCCGTTGCCGGGCGGATCGGCGAGGAACGGGTCGCGTTGACCGGCGGATGTTTCCAGAACAAGTATCTCACCGAGCGGGCCGTTCATCGGCTCGATGCGGCGGGTTTCCGCCCGTACTGGCATCGGCGGGTTCCGCCGAACGACGGCGGGCTCGCCCTGGGCCAGATCTTTGTCGCGCACCGGAAGGCCCGCGCGATACGGAAGGGGATCGAGACCCAAGCGCTCGACACCAAGGGGGTCCGATGA
- a CDS encoding HyaD/HybD family hydrogenase maturation endopeptidase, translating into MTGALPSIVVLGVGNTLMRDDGIGVWAVRALAEAYDLPDRVRLIDGGVAGLRCLPEFEGAGHLLIIDAVSGEKPPGTIYYLTPEDLSARPGPYFSAHEVGVAELLSVARFLGRLPLTRILGVQPQEVRKVGLDLTPALQTSLPRVVDAAVGELESLGVKPVRKVDAHA; encoded by the coding sequence ATGACGGGCGCTCTTCCGTCCATCGTGGTTCTGGGCGTCGGCAATACCCTGATGCGGGATGACGGGATCGGCGTTTGGGCGGTACGGGCCCTGGCCGAGGCTTACGACCTGCCGGACCGCGTCCGGCTGATCGACGGGGGCGTGGCCGGTCTTCGCTGCCTGCCGGAGTTCGAGGGGGCCGGGCATCTCCTGATCATCGACGCCGTGTCCGGAGAAAAACCGCCGGGAACGATCTACTACCTTACTCCGGAGGATCTGTCCGCGCGTCCGGGGCCCTATTTCTCGGCCCACGAGGTCGGCGTCGCGGAACTGCTGTCGGTGGCCCGCTTTCTGGGAAGGCTTCCCCTCACCCGGATTCTCGGCGTGCAACCGCAGGAGGTCCGGAAAGTCGGGCTGGATCTTACTCCGGCGCTCCAAACTTCCCTTCCCCGCGTGGTCGATGCCGCGGTCGGGGAGCTCGAATCCCTGGGCGTGAAACCCGTCCGGAAAGTCGACGCCCATGCATGA
- a CDS encoding nickel-dependent hydrogenase large subunit has translation MSRIIIDPITRIEGHMALEVEVEGGKVKDAWASGTLFRGFEIVLKDRDPRDAYHITQRICGVCPTSHSHAAALCLESAVGIHPPEMGRLVRNMVEGAQFLHSHILWFYHLAALDFVDVVSALKAETKEHYLKDVQARIGKSVEGGQLGPFANAYWGHPAYKLPPELNLLAVAHYLEALDKQAQASHISAIFGGRMPMTMTTPAGGSVHIPTLDDMANLIPRLDEVRHWIDHVYIPDVLAIAPYYLDYAAIGTGPRNFLAWGVFDDPSFDSKNRLMPSGTVFDCSFKAQEVDQKIVTEDVAHGWYKDGPPEHPSTGATEPEFTAWDTDKKYTWAKAPRYGDRPMETGALARMVVAYSKGQPDATKLINQTLRQLGVADKPQVLCSVVGRIAARALETKIVADAMEVWANEIMENLKSGKKETFTSYDLPQKGQGVGLWEAPRGALGHWNQIERARLSNYQVITPTCWNMSPRDTKGVKGPIEQALIGTPVADPKRPLELLRVAHSFDPCLACTVHVIDPESNAVYKVRVS, from the coding sequence ATGAGCCGTATCATTATAGATCCGATCACCCGAATCGAGGGGCACATGGCCCTCGAGGTCGAAGTGGAAGGGGGAAAGGTCAAGGACGCCTGGGCCTCGGGGACCCTTTTTCGCGGGTTTGAAATCGTTCTGAAAGACCGGGATCCTCGCGACGCCTATCACATCACCCAACGGATCTGCGGCGTTTGCCCCACCTCCCATTCCCATGCGGCCGCCCTGTGTCTGGAGAGCGCCGTCGGCATTCATCCTCCCGAGATGGGCCGACTCGTCCGCAACATGGTGGAGGGAGCCCAGTTTCTCCATTCCCATATCCTGTGGTTTTATCATCTTGCCGCGCTCGATTTCGTGGACGTCGTCTCGGCGCTCAAGGCCGAAACGAAGGAGCATTATTTAAAGGACGTCCAGGCCCGCATCGGGAAATCCGTGGAGGGCGGCCAGCTCGGCCCGTTCGCCAACGCCTACTGGGGACATCCCGCCTACAAACTCCCCCCCGAGTTGAACCTTCTGGCCGTAGCCCATTATCTGGAGGCGCTGGACAAGCAGGCCCAGGCCTCCCACATCTCGGCCATCTTCGGCGGGCGGATGCCGATGACGATGACGACCCCGGCCGGCGGCTCGGTCCATATCCCGACACTGGACGACATGGCGAATTTGATCCCGCGGCTGGATGAAGTCCGTCATTGGATCGACCATGTCTATATCCCGGATGTCCTGGCGATCGCCCCGTACTACCTCGACTACGCCGCCATCGGCACGGGACCGCGGAACTTTCTGGCCTGGGGCGTCTTCGACGATCCGAGCTTTGATTCGAAGAACCGGCTGATGCCCAGCGGGACCGTCTTCGATTGCAGCTTCAAAGCGCAGGAAGTGGATCAAAAAATCGTAACGGAAGACGTGGCCCACGGCTGGTACAAGGACGGCCCGCCGGAGCATCCGAGCACCGGCGCGACGGAACCGGAATTCACGGCGTGGGATACCGACAAGAAATACACCTGGGCCAAGGCCCCGCGCTACGGGGACCGGCCGATGGAGACGGGGGCCCTGGCCCGGATGGTCGTGGCCTATTCCAAGGGCCAGCCCGATGCGACGAAGCTGATCAACCAGACGCTCCGACAGCTCGGCGTCGCCGACAAGCCGCAGGTCCTCTGCTCCGTGGTCGGGCGCATCGCCGCGCGGGCCCTGGAGACCAAGATCGTCGCGGATGCCATGGAGGTATGGGCCAACGAGATCATGGAAAACCTCAAGTCCGGAAAGAAGGAAACCTTCACCTCGTACGATCTGCCTCAAAAGGGGCAGGGGGTGGGGTTGTGGGAAGCCCCGCGGGGCGCGCTGGGACACTGGAACCAGATCGAACGCGCCAGGCTGTCCAACTACCAGGTGATCACTCCGACCTGCTGGAATATGTCGCCCCGCGACACGAAGGGCGTCAAGGGACCGATCGAGCAGGCCCTCATTGGGACGCCGGTGGCCGATCCCAAACGGCCGCTCGAGCTCTTGCGCGTGGCCCATTCCTTCGATCCCTGTCTGGCCTGCACCGTCCACGTGATCGACCCGGAAAGCAACGCGGTCTACAAGGTCCGCGTGTCCTAG
- a CDS encoding HypC/HybG/HupF family hydrogenase formation chaperone translates to MCLAIPGKVLEIEDAVRPRMGRASFGGIEKRICLEWIPDVRIGDYVIVHVGFAISKMDEEEALKTLALLREVGEAMEELRIPEPEEHGGFPRPPGGEADAIR, encoded by the coding sequence ATGTGCTTAGCCATTCCCGGTAAAGTGTTGGAGATCGAGGATGCGGTCCGGCCCCGTATGGGGCGGGCCAGCTTTGGAGGGATCGAGAAGCGGATCTGCCTGGAATGGATTCCGGACGTCCGGATCGGCGATTATGTGATCGTCCATGTGGGTTTTGCGATCAGCAAAATGGACGAGGAGGAAGCCTTGAAGACGCTCGCTCTGTTGCGGGAAGTCGGCGAGGCCATGGAGGAGCTGCGGATCCCGGAACCCGAGGAGCACGGGGGATTTCCGCGACCGCCCGGAGGAGAGGCCGATGCGATTCGTTGA
- a CDS encoding HypC/HybG/HupF family hydrogenase formation chaperone, which translates to MNLVTGEIVEIYVDAWTRMAKVSVNGVLIRVPLLLSPEVHVGHHVLIAGGVAIAVTGTA; encoded by the coding sequence ATGAACCTCGTGACGGGCGAAATCGTGGAGATTTATGTCGACGCCTGGACGAGAATGGCGAAGGTCAGCGTCAACGGCGTTCTGATCCGCGTGCCGCTTTTGCTTTCGCCCGAAGTTCATGTCGGGCATCATGTTCTCATCGCGGGCGGCGTCGCGATCGCCGTGACGGGGACGGCATGA
- the hypE gene encoding hydrogenase expression/formation protein HypE, with translation MKNAKTGPDPAAGLICPVPIAEYKNVLLAHGGGGRLTQQMVRKMFLPSFKNEYLEPLHDGAVVPFNGMRMAFTTDSYVVNPIVFPGGDIGELAVNGTVNDLAMCGARPLYLSAAFIIEEGFPMADLWRVVLSMQTASRKAGVELVTGDTKVVDRGKGDQIFINTSGVGRIEPGVEIHPNRAKAGDKIILNGPIAMHGIAIMSVREGLEFETRIESDTAALNDLVMTMIGAGRDIHVLRDPTRGGLASALNEIAETARVGITISEDRILIDEEVKGACEILGLDPLYVANEGKLVAFVAPESADRVLAAMRGHPLGKEAAVIGEVVGDHAGTVVMKSRIGGYRVVDMLSGEQLPRIC, from the coding sequence ATGAAGAACGCCAAGACGGGGCCGGATCCCGCGGCGGGACTGATCTGCCCCGTTCCGATCGCCGAGTACAAGAACGTGCTGCTGGCCCACGGGGGCGGGGGGAGGCTCACGCAGCAGATGGTCCGGAAAATGTTTCTCCCGTCTTTTAAAAACGAGTATCTGGAACCGTTGCACGACGGCGCCGTCGTTCCGTTCAACGGCATGCGGATGGCCTTCACCACGGATTCGTATGTCGTGAACCCGATCGTATTTCCCGGAGGCGACATCGGCGAGCTGGCGGTCAACGGCACGGTGAACGACCTCGCGATGTGCGGCGCCCGGCCGCTCTATCTTTCGGCCGCGTTCATCATCGAGGAAGGGTTCCCCATGGCGGATCTGTGGCGGGTCGTCCTCTCCATGCAGACGGCATCGAGGAAGGCCGGGGTCGAGCTGGTGACGGGCGACACCAAGGTGGTGGATCGGGGCAAGGGCGATCAGATCTTCATCAACACCTCGGGCGTCGGCCGGATCGAACCCGGCGTCGAGATCCATCCAAACCGTGCGAAGGCCGGCGACAAAATTATCCTGAACGGACCGATCGCGATGCACGGGATCGCGATCATGTCGGTCCGGGAAGGGCTGGAGTTCGAGACCCGGATTGAAAGCGACACGGCCGCGCTCAACGATTTGGTCATGACCATGATCGGCGCCGGCCGGGATATTCACGTCCTCCGCGACCCCACGCGCGGAGGTCTCGCCAGCGCGCTGAACGAGATCGCCGAGACGGCCCGCGTCGGAATCACGATCTCGGAGGACCGGATCTTGATCGACGAGGAGGTGAAAGGCGCCTGCGAGATTCTGGGGCTCGACCCGCTCTACGTCGCGAACGAGGGAAAGCTGGTGGCCTTCGTCGCCCCCGAATCGGCCGACCGGGTGCTGGCCGCGATGCGAGGGCATCCGCTCGGAAAAGAGGCCGCCGTCATCGGCGAGGTCGTCGGCGATCATGCCGGGACCGTCGTGATGAAAAGCCGGATCGGGGGTTATCGGGTGGTGGATATGTTGTCGGGAGAACAGTTGCCGAGGATTTGCTGA